In Roseiconus lacunae, a genomic segment contains:
- a CDS encoding DUF1549 domain-containing protein, which produces MTDQHIRNSFLLIASLLALLFHCIALPPTLVVADLPEATRGSIKFESTLPDGLLLAGRDTRLQLIVTATDGTAETDVTGKVSYAAAPDGLVTVDESGFVTPLANGQVSIIATAEDGRQATTTITTTGMEASQPVSFCGQVVPIFTKLGCNGGGCHGKIAGQNGFRLSLLGFEPEEDYRHLVAESRGRRVSAASPDRSLLLLKTTGAMPHGGGARADTESYEYRLMRRWISQGMPYDSGPVPSVTKLDVYPKGRRMFPGQTQQLSIVATFEDGRVEDVTRAAVFESNDTQMAEASVTGLVTAGESIGDVAVMARYNGWVAVFRAEIPRQGIVSPKQIASLDHPVDQAVRRKLASLGIEPSPPCDDSTFLRRATIDICGRLPTLEETEAFIADSQSEKRSHLIDRLLASEDYASNFARKWSIILRNRRDGGTLKADNLVFHHWVKDSLQSNKTYDVFVRELLTARGSVFSNPAVVWLNHVTDHNERIEDMSQLFLGQRIQCARCHHHPYEKWSQEDYARMSAFFSTVTKKNVGGDVTFVSRVAAATSPHPRTRQPLTPAGLDATPTSVDPYQDPRQTLADWITSADNQFFARSLVNRYWKHFLGRGLVEPEDDMRVTNPPSNPELMDALAQSFIDSGYDLRQLVRTICTSQTYAASSDANESNLIDRRSYSRFFPKRLVAETLLDAVDRVTGSTTSFGGMPASTRAVELPDTGFDSYFLTVFGQPDAKTACECERSAEANLAQSLHLLNSAEMQNKLGTDQGRAQQYANDANRSADDKVRELYLVALSRSPSDQELKTSLTYLGEQTQQVQLWEDLIWALVNSKEFLFNH; this is translated from the coding sequence ATGACCGATCAACACATTCGAAATTCGTTTCTGTTGATCGCATCGCTTCTTGCCCTGTTGTTTCATTGCATCGCATTGCCGCCAACACTTGTTGTGGCTGACTTGCCCGAAGCAACACGGGGCTCGATCAAGTTCGAATCAACGCTGCCTGATGGATTGCTGCTCGCCGGTCGCGACACGCGATTGCAATTGATCGTGACTGCGACAGACGGCACGGCCGAAACCGACGTTACCGGTAAAGTGTCCTATGCGGCTGCGCCTGATGGTTTGGTCACCGTCGACGAAAGCGGTTTCGTGACGCCGCTTGCCAACGGGCAAGTCAGCATCATCGCGACTGCCGAAGACGGGCGACAAGCGACAACGACGATCACAACCACCGGGATGGAAGCGTCCCAACCGGTCAGTTTTTGCGGCCAAGTCGTTCCGATTTTTACGAAATTGGGCTGCAACGGCGGTGGTTGCCACGGCAAAATCGCTGGGCAAAATGGTTTCCGGTTATCGTTATTGGGTTTCGAACCTGAGGAAGACTATCGCCACCTCGTCGCCGAATCGCGTGGGCGACGAGTTTCCGCTGCGTCACCCGATCGCAGTCTGCTGTTGCTTAAAACCACCGGTGCGATGCCCCATGGTGGCGGGGCACGGGCGGACACCGAATCCTACGAGTATCGCCTGATGCGTCGCTGGATTTCACAAGGCATGCCCTACGACTCCGGTCCGGTGCCAAGCGTGACAAAGCTGGACGTCTATCCCAAAGGGCGGCGGATGTTCCCGGGGCAAACTCAACAGTTGTCGATCGTTGCGACATTTGAAGACGGACGCGTCGAAGACGTCACGCGAGCGGCAGTCTTCGAATCCAATGACACTCAAATGGCCGAGGCCAGCGTGACGGGCTTGGTGACGGCAGGTGAGTCGATCGGTGACGTTGCGGTGATGGCTCGGTACAACGGTTGGGTGGCCGTCTTTCGCGCCGAGATCCCTCGCCAAGGGATCGTTTCGCCAAAACAAATCGCGTCCTTGGACCATCCCGTCGATCAAGCAGTTCGGCGAAAACTGGCTTCACTGGGAATTGAACCGTCTCCCCCCTGCGATGACTCGACGTTCCTGCGGCGAGCAACGATTGATATTTGCGGACGGTTGCCAACGCTCGAAGAAACCGAAGCGTTCATTGCTGATTCACAGTCTGAAAAACGCTCACATCTAATTGACCGCTTGCTAGCCAGCGAAGACTACGCGTCCAATTTCGCTCGTAAGTGGAGCATCATTCTTCGGAATCGACGTGACGGCGGAACACTCAAGGCCGACAACCTTGTCTTTCATCATTGGGTCAAAGATTCGCTACAAAGCAACAAAACCTACGATGTCTTTGTTCGTGAACTCCTGACCGCCCGAGGAAGTGTTTTTAGTAACCCCGCAGTCGTTTGGCTCAATCATGTGACCGACCACAACGAACGGATCGAAGATATGAGTCAGCTATTTCTCGGCCAACGGATCCAATGCGCCCGTTGTCACCATCATCCGTATGAAAAATGGAGCCAGGAAGATTACGCCCGAATGTCGGCGTTTTTCTCGACGGTGACCAAAAAGAACGTTGGAGGCGATGTCACATTTGTATCACGCGTCGCGGCCGCAACGTCCCCTCATCCACGAACGCGACAGCCACTTACCCCGGCCGGTCTCGATGCGACGCCAACGTCGGTTGATCCTTATCAAGACCCGCGACAAACGCTTGCCGATTGGATTACATCGGCGGACAACCAGTTCTTCGCACGATCGCTCGTCAACCGATACTGGAAACACTTCTTGGGCCGTGGGCTGGTCGAACCCGAAGACGACATGCGGGTGACCAACCCGCCGTCTAACCCAGAATTGATGGATGCGTTGGCTCAATCGTTTATCGATTCGGGCTATGACCTCCGCCAGCTGGTCCGCACCATCTGCACCTCGCAAACCTATGCGGCTTCGTCCGACGCCAACGAAAGCAACTTGATCGATCGACGTAGTTATTCGCGTTTTTTTCCGAAGCGATTGGTGGCCGAAACCTTGCTCGACGCGGTCGATCGTGTGACCGGATCAACCACCTCATTCGGCGGAATGCCGGCTTCGACCCGAGCAGTCGAGCTACCCGATACAGGATTTGATTCGTATTTTTTAACCGTCTTTGGACAACCCGACGCCAAAACGGCCTGCGAGTGTGAACGATCGGCGGAAGCCAACTTGGCGCAAAGCCTGCACCTGTTGAATTCCGCGGAGATGCAAAACAAATTGGGGACCGACCAAGGGCGGGCGCAGCAATACGCCAATGACGCCAATCGATCGGCGGACGACAAAGTTCGAGAGTTGTATTTAGTTGCACTCAGTCGATCTCCAAGCGACCAAGAACTGAAAACCAGTCTGACATATCTGGGGGAACAAACGCAGCAAGTTCAATTGTGGGAAGACCTCATTTGGGCGCTCGTCAACAGCAAAGAATTTCTATTCAACCACTGA
- a CDS encoding DUF1501 domain-containing protein — protein sequence MLTIKGPASRYCDGRNRRSFLKIGALSFGSGGLTLADLYRAEAANATDRKHKSVINIFLAGGPPHQDMWEIKTDAPSEIRGEFRPINTNVPGIQICEVFPKLASMMDKAAVIRSVVGCRGGHDAIQCLTGWDNGSLRSLGGRPSIGSAAAKLYGPVDPAVPPFVGLAAPTRHVPWSDAGQAGFLGSAFSPFKPDGPGMKNMTLQGITLDRLANRRALLAELDGMRRDIDIHGTMEGMDAFGQRALDVLTSSKLVDALDLSQEDPRTIEMYGDGKPYKYQYDGAPTCNEQLLIARRLVEAGVRVVSLSYGRWDSHGKNFDLVRDHGGKLDQCLSALITDLDQRGMLDDVVIAVWGEFGRTPKINPQAGRDHWTKVSCAYLAGGGLNTGQAIGATNRMGEEATERPVDMQEIVATLYHSLGIDTQTTTIADPTGRPQFLVDKDPIAELVG from the coding sequence ATGTTGACGATCAAGGGTCCGGCTAGCCGCTATTGTGACGGACGAAACCGGCGCAGCTTTTTGAAAATTGGTGCACTGTCATTTGGTTCCGGTGGGCTAACGCTCGCGGACCTCTATCGGGCAGAAGCAGCCAACGCTACCGACCGAAAACACAAGTCGGTCATCAATATCTTCCTCGCCGGCGGTCCCCCGCATCAGGACATGTGGGAGATCAAGACGGACGCCCCGAGCGAGATCCGTGGTGAATTTCGGCCGATCAACACCAACGTCCCGGGAATCCAAATCTGCGAGGTTTTCCCCAAGTTGGCTTCGATGATGGACAAGGCTGCGGTCATCCGCAGCGTTGTCGGATGCCGCGGCGGACACGACGCGATCCAGTGCCTGACCGGATGGGATAATGGTTCGCTACGAAGTCTCGGTGGCCGACCATCGATCGGATCAGCCGCTGCGAAACTCTACGGCCCTGTTGACCCGGCGGTGCCACCATTCGTCGGGCTTGCCGCACCGACACGACATGTACCTTGGTCCGATGCCGGCCAAGCGGGATTCCTTGGGTCTGCGTTTTCCCCCTTTAAGCCCGATGGGCCGGGGATGAAAAATATGACGCTTCAAGGAATCACGCTCGATCGCCTCGCGAATCGACGGGCGTTGCTTGCTGAACTTGATGGCATGCGGCGCGACATCGATATCCACGGAACGATGGAAGGCATGGACGCGTTCGGTCAACGCGCACTCGACGTATTGACCAGCAGCAAACTGGTCGACGCGTTGGACCTTAGTCAAGAGGATCCGCGCACGATCGAGATGTACGGTGATGGCAAGCCTTACAAATACCAATACGACGGGGCGCCGACCTGTAACGAACAACTGTTGATCGCGAGGCGATTGGTCGAAGCCGGCGTACGGGTGGTCAGTCTGAGCTACGGCCGTTGGGACAGTCACGGCAAAAACTTTGATCTCGTTCGCGATCACGGCGGAAAACTGGATCAGTGTCTCAGTGCATTGATCACCGACCTGGATCAACGCGGCATGCTAGACGATGTTGTCATTGCTGTTTGGGGCGAATTCGGTCGAACGCCGAAGATCAACCCGCAAGCCGGACGCGATCACTGGACGAAGGTTAGTTGTGCCTACCTTGCCGGTGGCGGTTTAAACACCGGGCAAGCGATCGGGGCGACCAATCGCATGGGTGAAGAAGCCACCGAACGGCCCGTCGACATGCAAGAAATCGTTGCGACGCTGTACCACAGCCTTGGCATCGATACTCAAACAACAACCATTGCGGACCCAACCGGGCGGCCGCAATTTCTGGTAGACAAGGATCCAATAGCCGAGCTGGTGGGATGA
- a CDS encoding glycosyltransferase, which translates to MTITLSIFGLLLSAFPLVMWVANLPRFLRDRRPEKPDSADAAISVLIPARDEADGIEHCVRHALASHTVELEVIVLDDDSSDATADIVSTIAEADSRVRLIHGKPLPDRWNGKQHACKQLADAARYDRLVFLDADVRLRPAGLAELSRLLEERSLGLISAFPEQVTVTWLEKWLIPMMHFILLSYLPFSRMQSMSDPSLAAGCGQLFLADRKAYLEAGTHAAIRSSRHDGIKLPRAFREAGLMTDVTDGTDLASCRMYDCGSQVIRGVLKNAIEGIANPKLIGLFTVLLLGCSLLPVVTLAMAVGQSDRIATGVSVIALALAHGPRLLATMKLRQSFFGVVCHIPATILFVGLQWVALGYHLTGRTVTWRGRT; encoded by the coding sequence TTGACGATCACGCTTTCGATTTTCGGGCTCTTGTTGTCCGCGTTTCCGCTCGTCATGTGGGTGGCCAACCTGCCACGTTTTCTTCGTGATCGACGACCGGAGAAACCGGATTCGGCTGACGCCGCGATTTCCGTATTAATTCCGGCTCGCGACGAAGCCGACGGGATTGAACACTGTGTTCGCCATGCGTTGGCGAGCCATACAGTGGAACTGGAAGTCATCGTGCTCGACGACGATTCTTCTGACGCGACCGCCGATATCGTTTCCACGATTGCCGAAGCAGATTCGCGAGTACGTCTGATTCACGGAAAGCCACTCCCCGACCGATGGAACGGCAAACAACATGCCTGCAAACAACTCGCCGATGCGGCTCGCTACGATCGCTTGGTGTTTCTGGACGCCGACGTCCGTCTCCGACCAGCCGGTCTTGCCGAGTTGTCGCGACTACTTGAGGAGCGCTCGCTCGGATTGATCAGCGCGTTTCCTGAGCAGGTGACCGTGACCTGGCTGGAAAAGTGGCTGATCCCGATGATGCACTTTATCCTGCTGTCCTACCTGCCGTTCTCACGAATGCAGTCGATGAGCGATCCTAGTTTGGCGGCCGGATGTGGCCAGCTTTTCCTCGCGGATCGAAAAGCCTACTTGGAGGCCGGGACACACGCCGCGATCCGTTCGTCTCGACATGACGGCATCAAGTTGCCGCGTGCCTTTCGTGAAGCAGGCTTGATGACCGACGTCACTGACGGGACCGACCTTGCGTCTTGCCGCATGTATGACTGCGGTAGTCAAGTCATTCGAGGCGTACTCAAGAACGCGATCGAGGGCATCGCCAATCCAAAGTTGATTGGACTGTTTACCGTTCTATTGCTTGGCTGCAGTTTATTGCCCGTGGTCACGCTGGCGATGGCGGTCGGTCAATCGGACCGCATCGCGACGGGTGTATCGGTTATCGCGTTGGCGTTGGCTCATGGTCCGCGTTTGCTGGCGACCATGAAACTTCGACAATCGTTTTTTGGCGTCGTCTGTCACATCCCTGCCACGATCCTTTTTGTGGGACTGCAATGGGTGGCGCTAGGATATCACCTGACCGGACGAACGGTCACTTGGCGCGGCCGGACATAG
- a CDS encoding lysophospholipid acyltransferase family protein produces MIEPSEDLTPDVTPSASLSKPSPGWFLAGFQRFLRRYLRRHFHAVAVTTVGRERIAAIGNRPLIVYANHPSWWDPLIAHFLNETLLSPRHFFAPIDAQALQKYKVFEKLGFYGVQMSSKSGVVDFLNHSSAILDRHDAALWITPEGRFADARDHSVPLMPGLAHLCHKNATRGGDRQPVLALPLALEYVFWDERLPVCLANPGQLIDAASHSDWRKDDWKEVLQSRLRDAQAELADAAIARSSQPFENLLAGRRGAGWLYDGCRKLKAKLTGKPFEATHGEQFR; encoded by the coding sequence GTGATCGAGCCTTCCGAAGACTTAACGCCTGATGTCACACCATCAGCGTCGTTATCAAAGCCATCGCCGGGTTGGTTTTTAGCTGGCTTCCAGCGATTCCTGCGCCGATACTTGCGACGTCATTTTCATGCGGTCGCGGTGACTACAGTAGGTCGCGAGCGAATCGCCGCCATCGGAAACCGACCGCTGATCGTCTATGCCAATCATCCTTCGTGGTGGGACCCGCTGATCGCCCACTTTTTGAACGAAACATTGCTCAGCCCTCGACATTTTTTTGCTCCGATCGATGCGCAAGCACTGCAGAAATACAAAGTATTCGAAAAGCTTGGCTTCTATGGAGTGCAGATGTCGAGCAAGTCTGGTGTGGTGGATTTCTTGAATCACAGCTCGGCGATCCTTGATCGGCATGACGCGGCGTTATGGATCACGCCGGAAGGCCGCTTCGCCGATGCCCGAGATCACAGCGTCCCTTTGATGCCCGGGTTGGCTCACCTTTGTCACAAAAACGCAACGCGGGGCGGAGACCGCCAACCCGTGCTCGCACTACCGCTGGCACTGGAATATGTATTCTGGGATGAACGCCTTCCGGTATGCTTGGCCAACCCAGGCCAATTGATCGATGCCGCTTCCCATTCCGATTGGCGCAAGGACGACTGGAAAGAAGTCCTGCAAAGTCGTTTGCGTGACGCTCAAGCAGAGTTGGCCGACGCTGCGATTGCTCGCTCCAGCCAACCCTTTGAAAACTTGCTCGCCGGCCGCCGCGGCGCCGGTTGGCTGTACGATGGCTGTCGGAAACTTAAGGCCAAGCTGACCGGAAAACCATTCGAAGCAACTCACGGAGAACAATTTCGTTGA